Proteins found in one Macrobrachium nipponense isolate FS-2020 chromosome 4, ASM1510439v2, whole genome shotgun sequence genomic segment:
- the LOC135211182 gene encoding uncharacterized protein LOC135211182, with protein sequence MPPFKQVLGLQETALNHVSLILRKLCCDCTIFKKDIKFVVDYFDILLPPQIQSAICERFLQDSHRIIYKEMLNEKYLYLCTELHAEYLWIIDCQKLMPSVLGELDGKQLKSLKMNYAPGQYDGGEEYAELESSREGPIHLYRFLSTLVNLRSLKCSQLCNNSMLKILSKHCPSLEEISIDMCSGVDDDGLFYLCGFVPSEDCFGDIRSGAVVPSKSGCRKLKKVHLEYTCAGTHGTAVLLYLCPDLEELLVTPDVNFGDVFYLLHGTNPERHEDVKVKYQLKVLKSYMELDEDVLSLIAKTCPHLKAITLRCNGVERKDRNILANLLGLPIETLDVMNCSMPALLWYLEICGKNIESLTIEHLSMAPMSLIFTRTHLQNIIRTCPNLRKFTLKLNNNPIQPDLPYSSFGSDLLYFTNLTHLNLEGLSISVEDLSIFLTKCSGLMELHILILNLEILEDNVLYDFLTSGCLKNLRYLFLYRPLLTISGLKRLIKYCPKLHSVGPLSSWSISEKERENFIKEIRINNWDLNVSSTEMLSMFHI encoded by the exons ATGCCACCATTTAAACAAGTATTAGGATTACAAGAAACTGCACTAAATCATGTGTCACTCATTCTTCGGAAACTCTGCTGTGATTGCACGATTTTTAAAAAGGATATCAAATTTGTGGTAGATTATTTTGATATCCTTTTACCCCCTCAAATTCAGTCTGCGATATGTGAAAGGTTTTTACAAGACTCTCATAGG ATCATATACAAGGAGATGTTGAATGAGAAGTATTTATACCTGTGTACAGAACTTCATGCAGAATACCTTTGGATAATTGATTGTCAGAAATTAATGCCATCTGTTTTAGGAGAACTAGATGGGAAGCAGTTGAAATCCCTGAAGATGAATTATGCTCCTGGGCAATACGATGGAGGTGAAGAATATGCTGAACTTGAATCTTCCAGAGAAGGGCCAATTCATCTGTATAGATTTCTGTCAACCCTAGTGAACCTAAGAAGCTTGAAATGTTCACAGCTTTGTAATAACTCTATGCTGAAAATTCTATCCAAACATTGCCCCAGTTTGGAGGAAATCAGCATTGATATGTGCTCAGGAGTAGATGATGATGGTTTGTTTTATctttgtgggtttgttccatctGAAGACTGTTTTGGGGATATCAGAAGTGGTGCTGTAGTACCTTCCAAGTCAGGATGTAGGAAACTGAAGAAAGTTCACTTGGAGTATACATGTGCTGGGACTCATGGCACTGCTGTACTCTTGTATTTATGTCCAGACTTGGAAGAACTTTTGGTAACTCCAGATGTCAattttggtgatgttttttatttacTCCATGGAACTAATCCAGAAAGGCATGAAGATGTGAAAGTAAAGTATCAGTTGAAAGTACTGAAAAGTTACATGGAACTTGATGAAGATGTATTGTCTCTTATAGCAAAAACTTGTCCACATCTAAAGGCTATTACTTTGAGGTGCAATGGAGTTGAAagaaaagacagaaatatacttGCTAATTTATTAGGACTACCTATTGAAACTCTGGATGTTATGAATTGTAGTATGCCAGCATTACTCTGGTATCTAGAAATTTGTGGCAAGAatattgaatcgctaaccattgAACATCTCTCCATGGCTCCAATGAGTTTGATATTCACAAGAACTCATTTGCAGAATATAATAAGAACTTGTCCTAATTTAAGGAAATTTACCTTGAAACTTAATAATAACCCAATTCAGCCAGACTTGCCTTACTCCTCTTTTGGCTCAGATTTACTCTATTTCACTAATTTAACTCACTTGAATCTGGAGGGGTTATCTATATCTGTAGAGGATTTGTCAATTTTCCTTACAAAATGCAGTGGTTTAATGGAACTGCACATCCTGATTTTAAATCTTGAAATTTTAGAAGATAATGTCTTGTATGATTTTTTGACATCTGGCTGTTTGAAGAATCTTAGGTACCTCTTCCTTTATCGACCACTCTTAACCATAAGTGGTTTGAAGAGGCTGATTAAATATTGTCCAAAGTTGCACTCAGTAGGACCACTGTCATCTTGGTCaatttctgaaaaagaaagagaaaattttatTAAGGAAATCAGAATAAACAACTGGGATCTGAATGTGTCAAGTACTGAAATGTTAAGTATGTTCCATATTTGA